CAAGATTCAGCGGGATGACTTGCTGCTTGTGGTACAAATCTTTAATATAATCGGCTGCTTGAACCGCCTTTGCCATGTCGATCGAAGGCGTTTTCAAATCATCGGCTATCACGTCCTTCCCGCCGAGCTGATGATAAAGCGCCCACCAAAGGCGATATGGATCGTCTCCTTTGCTTGGGAAGGCGAATGCCATCTGGTTGCTTTGCAAACTGGACTTCAGCTTCACAGCGAAATCGACAAAACCTTGCGCAGATTGGGTCATGATCGGTTTACCTTTGTCATCCAGCAAGCCTGCTTGCTTCAGCATCGTTTTGTTATAAAAAAAGACGAAGGGGTGCGTATCGATAGGAATGGCATAATGCTTGCCGTTCAGCATGGTAGCGCTCAAAATGTTTTGATTAAACGTACTCCAATCCTGGTTCGTTACCTTGACTATCGGATCCAGCTCGCTAACGACGCCTTGTTTAATCAGCTCCGGAAGTTTGGACGTATGGGAAACGCCGATATCCGGCCCATTGCCGGATGATACGCCGGTAATTAGCTTGGTGTAATATTCTCCCCATTCCAGCTTCACATTTTTGATCTGGATATTCGGATTTTCTTTGTTAAAGGAATCGATCATCTGCTGCATAAAATCTCCGTCGCCCCCACTGAATAAAGACCAGAACACCAGCTCAACCTTTTCGTTCGAGGAAGGCGGCTTATTGTCCCCTTCCGCGGTTTTTGTGCCGGATGTACAAGCTGCAAGCAAACTAATGACAAGAATCAGCGACAATAACAATGAAAGCCCTTTCTTCAATGAACACACTCCCCTTCATCATAGTGTTCCATTCGCTTCCGAAACATGTTCTTTGTTTCATTACAATATTTATGTAACGATAGGTCAGAGAATGCCATCTATTCTCATTTCGATCAGCTGAGTATCGGGGAAACCATGCGGATGCTATCCGCTTATTTTCATCTGTCGTTGGATCATTTGATACGACATTTTTGTAATGAATGGACAACTTGTATCGCCGCGCAAAAAAGAGACTACCAGCGGTAATCTCTTGAAAACATCCGTATTCACTCTATGTAGGATACTTTCATTTTGATATCCTGATCAAAGTCTCCGAACTGTTTGCCAAACAAGTTAATGCCGCCCTTATGGACTGCATTCGATTTTACCCCTATCTTGAACGTAATAAAATCGCCTTGCGAAAGCTTCAAATCCGCGACGTTAACAGTCGAAATAGGGACATCGTCAATAGAAGACTTGGATTTATCGATTTTCCACGTTTTTAGCATTCCGTACTGCGTGTTGTGTTCGGACCACCAGGCCGGATTCAATTGTCCTCTCCGGTCTCCGAAATCCCCGGGACACGTCCACGTTCCGATTTCCAAGTCATTGACCCATACCGTAATATCCGACGGCCAGTCGTTATCATAGCTTGGAGCTTCCGAGCAAAGCTCCAGGCTGAATTGCAGCGATTCGATCCCGGACTTGTTGGATACTCCAAGCGGAAATTTGTACTGAACATATCCTTTGCGGAACCAGATCAGCTGTGCCGTTGCCCGGTTGGGATGAAAGAAACTGGAGGGGCTATCCTCAGGAATAATCATTTGCAAGGCATTGGCCATCCCGCATGTCGGGTACACCTCGCAATCGACAAACTGCCCTACTGGCATGTCAATTTCGTAGGTCATCCTACCGCTTTGCAAAAAAGTGCCGGGATTCAAGTTAATATGGACGTCATGAAAGCTTCTGCTGCATACTTTCATAACCCCCCGGATGCCGGGCTGTAATTCGGTCAAAATCAGACCGGCCTTTTCCAAGATGCGAATATGAGAGGCGGCCGTCGATACCGGGATTTGGATCGATTCCGCGATCTCAATAATGTTCATGTTTCTCGTATTCAGTAATTGAAGGATGCTGATCCGAACCTCGGAAGACAAAGCGTGAGCGACTTTCGCCAGCTCATCCGGCTTACTTATGTCCAAATTAAGCATAGATACCTAAGGTTGCAGGGAATAACTCAAAATAGCGAGGATGAATGAAGTGACCTGTCCTACCTTTGGTTCCATCATGATCCACAAAAACGGCTTGATCTGTGCGCAAACTAACCCCTCCCTTGTATACTAAGAGCAGCTCAATGATCGGTTTACATAATATCCGATCTTGAGGTGCTTTTTTTAAATGCTGCTCCTTGAAAATTGAATAATGCATCACTTTACTATGGTGGATGTGGACGTAGCCCAAGCGAAGGCGCGGGAGGCTTATGTTTTCACAGCCAACGTAGCAAATTTATTCGACTGGGTGCTTTACGATCCTGGGGTGTCTTTGGGAAAATAGCCAATAGGTGTTACCGACGGGAATGTTCCTTGCCCCCCTGTTGACCTTGCTTTCATGCGGGTTCTTCCAATTTAGAGTGTTCCCTTGGCCTCTTCCGTATTTTCCTACACGCTGACTGTTTCCCGGGCGTTCCCGTCCCTTCCGCATAGCAGAGGAAGGAAAGTGCACCGACGGGCCCCGGTGTATTCCTATAGCTCGCAAGGCTGTTAGCGGAGAGTTTCCCAAGGACATCCCAGGACCGTAAACACCGAGTCCCTTACGAAAGGAGGTGTACCCTATGCCCAGCATCTTATTTGTCGGGATCGATGTAAGCAGCAAGAACAACGTAGTCTGTTGCCTGCCGGAAGGTGATGTCCACAAACCTCTGAGCCGGTTTACCGTCACCAATGATGAACCCGGCGTGATGATCTTTCAGGAGAGGATCAAGGCGCTGATGAGCAAGCACGGGTTGACGCATATTCGTTTCGGACTCGAAGCTACAGGCCCTTTTTCCAGTCATCTGGCCCGTTACTTGCAAAGCGTTCTGACCTTCGAACCTTATGAGCATGCCGTCTACGTCTTCAACCCGAGTCTGATTAAGGAGTTCAAGAAAGCTCACTTTCTGTACGCCCCAAAAAACGACAGGGTAGACGCCTGGTTCATCGCCGCGAAGCTCCGATCCGGTCATCTACCCCGTGCCTACACGTGGAGCGAGTCCATGGCCGCCCTACAGCGCCTGACGAGAACCCGTTTCCACGTTGTACATACTTTGACACGGGAGACCAATTTCCTGCTGACCAACTTATTTTTAAAGTTCAGCAGTTATGCCAGCGGACCTTTCCGGCACAAGACGTCGGCGACCAGCTTGGCTGTCATCGAGGAATTTGCCAGTGTCGAAGACATTATTCACATGTCCGTCGAAGACTTGATGGCCTTTGTGATGGAGCGCGGCCGGAATCAGTTTGAGAACCCGGAGGAAGTGGCTTTGGCGCTGCAAAAAGCGGCGCGCTCCTCCTACCGCCTGCCAAAGGCCATGGCGGATGCTGTCAACTTTGCGATGGCTTCCAACATTCGCATCATCCGATCTTTACAGGAACAAGCCAAATCACTGCAAAAAGCGATTGAAGATCATTTGGCGTCCATTCCGCAGACCCTCACTTCGGTCCCCGGAATGGGCCCCATCTTCGCGGCGGGCATCCTCTCCGAGATCGGAGACATTGGGCGCTTTCCTAGCCATATGAAACTGGCCAAATACGCCGGACTTGCATGGACAGAAAACCAATCGGGTAACTTTAAAGGCGTTGAATCTCGGCTTATTAAGTCCGGCAACCGCTACTTGAAGTATTACTTCACAGAAGCAGCAAAGAGTGTCCAGGTGCACGACACTATATTTGCGCAATATTACAGCCACAAGAAAGCGGAGCCGGCTAAATACGCCGAAAAACGTGCCCTTGCGCTTACAGCTCGTAAGTTGGTGCGGTTGGTCGATCATCTGCTGCGAACCAACCGACTCTACGAACCCCAGGAGGTGATCCGACAAGAAGCTTAGACATAGATCCCTAGAAAAATCCACCTATTTCCATTATTAGACATGGTATTATTTACCATTTGATATAGTGGTAGGGTGGGTCTGATTTGGTGTTGCCTTTTTTCGGGTCACCTCCTAAAAAGGTTCGGAGCGAAAAATGTTATGTTAACAAAGGGGCTTGACATCGTACCGCTGCTCTAATATTATTTAATCCACAATTATGGTAATTCCCCAATTAATTGAATTATCCTTCCCGTCGCTCGGTTAATCGTTGCCCTTTAGCAGCTTTCGTTTCAAATTCATCTAATTTAATCAGGTTCAGTCATACTTCAAACAGTTCCTCTTAAAATCTATCTATATATGAAAATACATCAGGGCAATCGGCTTTTCCCGGCAAACGCCCATGTCTTGTTCAATACTTTCCTCCGACTGGTGCAGCGCCCCGGCCAGTTCAACAAAGTGACACCGCGCTCTTCAAAGTTATGATATTGGTCAAACGCAGTACATGCAGGACTCAGCAGCACAGTGTCACCCGGTGCGGGCCAGCTTGTGCACCTGCGCCACTGCCTCGGCCAGGCCTTCGCAGCGGACAATAGGCGGGCAATTCGGCAATCTGCGCGCCGCTGCCTCGATTTGACTGGCCGCTTCTCCGATCAACAGCAGTACCTTGACACGATCAGGCAGTAGCCTAGCCATCTCGTCAAACGGTACTTTCTTATCTCGCCCGCCCAATTGAATTGTTGTAATAATGTACGCCGCCCACAGTTGCCACCCACTGGTTTCGGTGCTCCACTCCGACGAAGTTGCGTACCGTCTCCAGGATTGCCTCATCTGGCACGGTTCCCCGCACAGCGGTTATGGCAGCCATAACGTTCTCTACGTTATACCAACCCGGCAAACGAATGTCACTGATGGGTAATAGACCGTCGATCACGCCATCACGGACAGTGTGCCCGCCGAAATACTGGGTCCGCCCCCACCCGCGCAGTGCGGCGGTCACCGGATTGTCGCCATTTAGGACGGCAAAGTCGTTTTCACTCTAAAATCCAGCAAGCGGCGCTTGGCGGCGGTATATTCGTCCATGTCGCGGTGCCAGTCAAGGTGATTGGGCGAAAGGTTGGTAATCACCGCCACATCGGGAGAGCGCGTCATATCCATCAGTTGGAAACTAGACAGCTCGATCGCGCACACATCCAGTGGCGACATCTCCCACGCGCGCGAAGTGGCGTTCCAATGTTGCCGCCCAAATGAACCGTACGCCACCCGTCAGCCAGCATGTCTGCAATCAACGACGTGTTGGTGGTCTTACCGTCCGAACCGGTCACTCCGAAAATAGGACAAGGACATAGCGCAAAGAACTCCTCCAACTCACCGGTCACGGCTGCCGCCAGCGTGGGCCGAGTCCAGCGCCGGATGGTCCGACGCATGCCCGGAGTGCGTAACCCACGTCGCCCCCAATGCGATCCAGATAATTCTCCCCCAGTCGTAACTCAACGCGTAGATTGTCCCACTCCTCCGGGGCAGGGCCGGATTGCGGTCGCGTACGGATAACACGCGCCCCTGCCGAGCACAGCATGCGGATCAGCGGCGAATTGCTGACGCCGGCGCCGATAACGGTCACGTCCCGACCGGCCAGCGATCGGACATAGGTGTAAAAAGCAGGATTCATAGGCACCTCCGCTTGGAAAATGTCATTTAATCCAATACACCACATTTTGGAACTAACCTGCCCGTTAGCTCAATCAGCAGCTGACATATCCAATATTACAGCAGCCGTCCTTATCCGGTAGCAGCGATCCATCGGGAGTGTCATTAAGTTCTTGTCATTCAAATTTGACAAGAACTTTATCCTATAAATTAAGAAAGCCGCGATTTACGCGGCAATATAACGAGGTGATGTTCTTGTCACCCGACAATTTCCATTGACATGACAACAAGAACTTAATGACACAACGAGCTCGGCATATTTTTCCAAGTTGATTTCATGCGTATCATACGAACCGGCAGGACCAACAGGGCCGGGGCCTGGGGCCGCTATGCTTCGGAGCGGATCCGCAGAGCATGCCCGCAGCGGGCACAGTAGCGGGCGTGCGGCGGCGACTCCGTGCCGCAAGCAGCGCATACGAGCTGCCGCCTTTCACCGGCGGACGGCTCCGCCTCGGGCTCTCCGGGCCGCTGCGGGTTCAGCGCCGCTAAGGCGTGACGCTCCTCCTTCGCTCCGGAGCGGACGAGGGAGTACAGGAGCAGCAGGCCGGCTGCGCCGACCACAATCATCGACGCGAAGCGCAAGAATCCCTGCGCTCCGTGATAGTCCCACAAAGCGTGCAGCACGACGGCCACGGCCAGCAAACCGGCCGCCAGCAGCAGA
The window above is part of the Paenibacillus hamazuiensis genome. Proteins encoded here:
- a CDS encoding ABC transporter substrate-binding protein — protein: MKKGLSLLLSLILVISLLAACTSGTKTAEGDNKPPSSNEKVELVFWSLFSGGDGDFMQQMIDSFNKENPNIQIKNVKLEWGEYYTKLITGVSSGNGPDIGVSHTSKLPELIKQGVVSELDPIVKVTNQDWSTFNQNILSATMLNGKHYAIPIDTHPFVFFYNKTMLKQAGLLDDKGKPIMTQSAQGFVDFAVKLKSSLQSNQMAFAFPSKGDDPYRLWWALYHQLGGKDVIADDLKTPSIDMAKAVQAADYIKDLYHKQQVIPLNLENFTKSFQAGNAGFFMSGVWNTGTMEQTNGLEFGVMPIPKFFDKQATWGDSHTLILPIQKKPDQNRQKAALAFMNYIADHGHVWAKAGHIPAKAKIVDDAEFKKLPYRSDYVSVADTVAFNKPSAYNWALKTVIIRNLDTIWNNSVPTEDAFKKMLEEMKVVIK
- a CDS encoding ArsR/SmtB family transcription factor, producing the protein MLNLDISKPDELAKVAHALSSEVRISILQLLNTRNMNIIEIAESIQIPVSTAASHIRILEKAGLILTELQPGIRGVMKVCSRSFHDVHINLNPGTFLQSGRMTYEIDMPVGQFVDCEVYPTCGMANALQMIIPEDSPSSFFHPNRATAQLIWFRKGYVQYKFPLGVSNKSGIESLQFSLELCSEAPSYDNDWPSDITVWVNDLEIGTWTCPGDFGDRRGQLNPAWWSEHNTQYGMLKTWKIDKSKSSIDDVPISTVNVADLKLSQGDFITFKIGVKSNAVHKGGINLFGKQFGDFDQDIKMKVSYIE
- a CDS encoding IS110 family transposase; this translates as MPSILFVGIDVSSKNNVVCCLPEGDVHKPLSRFTVTNDEPGVMIFQERIKALMSKHGLTHIRFGLEATGPFSSHLARYLQSVLTFEPYEHAVYVFNPSLIKEFKKAHFLYAPKNDRVDAWFIAAKLRSGHLPRAYTWSESMAALQRLTRTRFHVVHTLTRETNFLLTNLFLKFSSYASGPFRHKTSATSLAVIEEFASVEDIIHMSVEDLMAFVMERGRNQFENPEEVALALQKAARSSYRLPKAMADAVNFAMASNIRIIRSLQEQAKSLQKAIEDHLASIPQTLTSVPGMGPIFAAGILSEIGDIGRFPSHMKLAKYAGLAWTENQSGNFKGVESRLIKSGNRYLKYYFTEAAKSVQVHDTIFAQYYSHKKAEPAKYAEKRALALTARKLVRLVDHLLRTNRLYEPQEVIRQEA
- a CDS encoding Mur ligase family protein; this encodes MSPLDVCAIELSSFQLMDMTRSPDVAVITNLSPNHLDWHRDMDEYTAAKRRLLDFRVKTTLPS